In Grus americana isolate bGruAme1 chromosome 17, bGruAme1.mat, whole genome shotgun sequence, the following proteins share a genomic window:
- the FNDC11 gene encoding fibronectin type III domain-containing protein 11 has product MPSSELACCVDVASNRLLSVLPWLKAVSPPQLTAEQLSFGIMAVILNEFESSSGSTAYNKEQDDNATWEQYLERRNLVLQFLHSNLSVHHLQHHQNKVELLKKCSFYLETEPKHVNVRNQNHMMHRTDVLQLIDPCQFQRMKKVGKNQTEIQLSLLTALLEQLEQGREELSCYVETWDMRTFLSRWDFIMQRLSKLSEFMETLLSLQVPGKLYVKHRLMPHADLRGTRLPNIRLSLCTKTPLIFDRKESFAHKDWAKLTWFTENQESHIEQCELHFKLLTNESQTETGYGRIQEVTSNMCIVQDLQPGRSYKFTIRRSNTQTFLCDKWQDSIILKTKTNAVEDMDSSVRAPEG; this is encoded by the exons ATGCCTTCCTCTGAGCTAGCGTGCTGCGTGGACGTGGCCAGCAACCGTCTTCTGTCTGTCCTGCCTTGGCTCAAGGCCGTGTCCCCCCCGCAGCTCACTGCTGAG CAACTGAGCTTTGGAATCATGGCTGTGATTTTGAATGAATTTGAAAGCAGCTCAGGGAGTACTGCATACAACAAAGAACAAGACGACAATGCCACCTGGGAGCAGTATTTGGAAAGGCGAAACCTTGTTCTGCAGTTCCTGCACTCCAACCTGAGCGTGCACCACCTTCAGCACCACCAGAACAAAGTGGAGCTTCTGAAGAAGTGTTCCTTTTACTTGGAGACTGAGCCCAAACATGTGAACGTGAGAAACCAGAACCACATGATGCATCGCACTGACGTCTTGCAACTAATAGACCCCTGCCAATTCCAGAGGATGAAGAAGGTGGGGAAAAACCAGACTGAAATCCAGCTGTCACTTTTAACTGCGCTGTTAGAACAGCTGGAACAAGGTCGGGAGGAGCTGAGCTGTTACGTAGAGACCTGGGACATGAGAACCTTCCTCTCCCGGTGGGACTTTATTATGCAGAGACTGTCCAAGCTCTCTGAGTTTATGGAAACTCTCCTTTCCTTGCAAGTGCCGGGAAAGCTCTATGTCAAACACCGTTTGATGCCACATGCAGATCTTAGAGGTACTAGACTCCCCAACATTAGGCTTTCTCTCTGTACAAAGACACCACTGATCTTTGATCGAAAAGAATCATTTGCACACAAGGACTGGGCCAAGCTCACGTGGTTTACTGAAAATCAAGAGTCACACATTGAACAGTGTGAACTGCACTTTAAGTTACTGACAAACGAGAGTCAGACAGAAACGGGATATGGTAGGATTCAGGAAGTCACCTCCAACATGTGTATAGTCCAGGACCTGCAGCCTGGCAGATCATACAAATTCACAATTAGAAGATCAAACACTCAGACATTTCTCTGTGACAAATGGCAGGACAGCATTATATTGAAGACAAAAACTAATGCTGTTGAAGACATGGACAGCAGCGTTCGTGCACCAGAAGGATGA